In a single window of the Streptomyces sp. NBC_00285 genome:
- a CDS encoding ATP-binding protein yields MLEPLRQGLPPLDPAAASDAASCSLPARYEAVGDARRFTRRTLGQWELDDCFDDVCLVVSELVTNALRHAMPTNGVRAGEQNPPVRLHLMRWTERLVCAVRDPSRDSPVARDSEDFSAESGRGLFLVDSFSDSWGWHPMTESLGGKMVWALFRLQPHPSTAPASPE; encoded by the coding sequence ATGCTCGAGCCGTTACGGCAGGGCCTTCCGCCGCTGGATCCCGCGGCCGCGTCCGACGCCGCCTCCTGCTCCCTGCCCGCCCGCTACGAAGCGGTCGGTGACGCGCGGCGGTTCACCCGCAGAACGCTCGGCCAGTGGGAGCTGGACGACTGCTTCGACGACGTCTGTCTGGTGGTCTCCGAACTCGTCACCAACGCCCTGCGGCACGCGATGCCGACGAACGGGGTGCGCGCGGGCGAGCAGAATCCGCCCGTGCGGCTGCACTTGATGCGGTGGACCGAGCGGCTGGTGTGTGCGGTGCGCGACCCCAGCCGGGACAGTCCGGTCGCGCGCGACTCCGAGGACTTCTCGGCGGAGTCGGGACGCGGACTGTTCCTCGTCGACTCCTTCAGCGACAGCTGGGGTTGGCACCCGATGACGGAATCGCTGGGCGGCAAGATGGTCTGGGCGCTGTTCCGGCTCCAGCCGCACCCCAGCACGGCCCCGGCCTCGCCCGAGTGA
- the rpsR gene encoding 30S ribosomal protein S18 — translation MPRKPERKPAKDRPNPLDQAKITYIDYKDTDLLRKFISDRGKIRSRRVTRVSAQQQRLLARAIKNAREMALLPYSSR, via the coding sequence ATGCCCCGCAAGCCCGAGCGCAAGCCCGCCAAGGACCGGCCCAATCCGCTGGACCAGGCGAAGATCACATACATCGACTACAAGGACACCGACCTGTTGCGAAAGTTCATCTCCGACCGCGGCAAGATCCGCAGCCGCCGGGTCACAAGGGTGTCGGCCCAGCAGCAACGGTTGCTGGCGCGAGCGATCAAGAACGCGCGGGAGATGGCGTTGCTGCCGTACAGCAGCCGCTGA
- a CDS encoding DUF4232 domain-containing protein, producing the protein MRAAPLTVTALAAALLLTGCSSGGDSDSDKATGDSAAASPSNGTTCKIGAMDVEVGPANVAPTAGDTGNVPVTLTNQSADCTLDGFPGIDLNSADSSSSVTPLKGTASAKLNLAKGTAATFTLTYVRGKAGDKASLDVKTLNIALPGSGTAKSYKWSYGPVQGQSDNAEVPNASVGAFTPAGD; encoded by the coding sequence ATGCGCGCCGCCCCCCTCACCGTCACCGCGCTCGCCGCGGCCCTGCTCCTGACCGGCTGCTCCAGCGGCGGCGACAGCGACAGCGACAAGGCCACCGGTGACAGCGCCGCCGCGAGCCCGAGCAACGGCACCACGTGCAAGATCGGCGCCATGGACGTGGAGGTCGGACCCGCCAACGTGGCCCCCACCGCCGGGGACACCGGCAACGTCCCCGTCACGCTCACCAACCAGAGCGCCGACTGCACGCTGGACGGCTTCCCCGGCATCGACCTGAACTCCGCGGACTCGTCGTCGAGCGTCACGCCCCTGAAGGGCACGGCGTCCGCGAAGCTGAACCTGGCCAAGGGCACGGCCGCCACCTTCACCCTGACGTACGTGCGGGGCAAGGCGGGCGACAAGGCGAGCCTCGACGTGAAGACGCTGAACATCGCCCTGCCCGGGTCCGGGACCGCGAAGAGCTACAAGTGGTCGTACGGCCCGGTCCAGGGCCAGAGCGACAACGCCGAGGTCCCGAACGCCTCGGTCGGCGCCTTCACTCCGGCCGGCGACTGA
- the rpsN gene encoding 30S ribosomal protein S14, which produces MAKKSKIAKNEKRQEIVARYAGRRAELKEIIRRPSSTDAERLAAQNELRRQPRDASATRVRNRDQVDGRPRGYFRTFGLSRVGLREQAHAGYLPGVRKSSW; this is translated from the coding sequence ATGGCGAAGAAGAGCAAGATCGCGAAGAACGAGAAGCGCCAGGAGATCGTCGCGCGGTACGCCGGGCGGCGCGCCGAGCTGAAGGAGATCATCCGGCGGCCGTCCTCCACCGATGCCGAACGGCTCGCCGCACAGAACGAGTTGCGGCGACAGCCTCGGGATGCGAGCGCCACGCGCGTGCGTAACCGCGACCAGGTGGACGGGCGGCCACGCGGCTACTTCCGGACCTTCGGACTGTCCCGGGTCGGTCTGCGCGAGCAGGCGCACGCGGGATATCTGCCAGGTGTGCGCAAATCATCCTGGTAA
- the rpmB gene encoding 50S ribosomal protein L28 — translation MSAHCMLTGAQPGFGNRISRSHRRTSRRFDPNIQSKRYWLPAEGRHVRLRLSTKGIKTVDTIGVDAAVARIRARGVRV, via the coding sequence GTGTCCGCCCACTGCATGCTGACCGGCGCCCAGCCGGGCTTCGGCAACCGCATCTCCCGCTCCCACCGGCGCACTTCGCGCCGTTTCGACCCCAACATCCAGTCCAAGCGCTACTGGCTGCCCGCCGAGGGCCGGCATGTGCGGCTGCGGCTGAGCACGAAGGGGATCAAGACCGTCGACACGATCGGCGTCGACGCCGCCGTGGCGCGCATCCGCGCGCGCGGCGTACGGGTCTGA
- a CDS encoding aldehyde dehydrogenase family protein encodes MSSYFTDLAQQYIDGEWRPGTGSWDIIDFNPYDDEKLASITIATVDEVDDAYQAAARAQKAWAKTNPYARRAVFEKALRLIEEREGEIAEAIVAELGGTRLKAGFELHLAKEFLREAIHLSLRPEGRIIPSPVDGKENRVYRVPVGVVGVISPFNFPFLLSIKSVAPALALGNAVVLKPHQNTPIVGGSLVAKIFEDAGLPGGLLNVVITDIAEIGDAFIEHPIPKVISFTGSDKVGRHVATVCAANFKRSVLELGGNSALVVLDDADIDYAVDAAVFSRFVHQGQVCMAANRVLVDRTVADEFTEKFVAKVRTLKVGDPRDPETVIGPVINSSQADALSSVVEQALAEGATALVHGTTTDNLVEPSVLTGVPADSALLRQEVFGPVAFLITFDGEEEAVRLANDTPYGLSGAVHTADIERGVAFAKQIETGMFHVNDGTVHDEPIVPFGGEKHSGIGRLNGDTMLDSFTTTKWISVQHGRSGFPF; translated from the coding sequence ATGTCGTCGTACTTCACCGACCTGGCTCAGCAGTACATCGACGGTGAGTGGCGCCCGGGCACGGGCTCCTGGGACATCATCGACTTCAACCCGTACGACGACGAGAAGCTGGCGTCGATCACGATAGCCACGGTCGACGAGGTCGACGACGCGTACCAGGCCGCCGCCCGCGCGCAGAAGGCATGGGCGAAGACCAACCCCTACGCCCGTCGCGCGGTGTTCGAGAAGGCCCTCAGGCTGATCGAGGAGCGCGAGGGCGAGATCGCCGAGGCGATCGTCGCCGAGCTCGGCGGCACCCGGCTGAAGGCCGGCTTCGAACTGCACCTCGCCAAGGAGTTCCTGCGAGAGGCGATCCACCTGTCGCTGCGCCCCGAGGGCCGGATCATCCCCTCGCCGGTGGACGGCAAGGAGAACCGCGTCTACCGAGTGCCCGTCGGTGTCGTCGGCGTGATCAGCCCCTTCAACTTCCCCTTCCTGCTGTCGATCAAGTCGGTCGCCCCGGCGCTCGCGCTCGGCAACGCAGTGGTCCTCAAGCCGCACCAGAACACCCCGATCGTCGGCGGCTCCCTGGTCGCGAAGATCTTCGAGGACGCGGGTCTGCCCGGCGGTCTGCTCAACGTCGTCATCACCGACATCGCCGAGATCGGCGACGCCTTCATAGAGCACCCGATCCCCAAGGTCATCTCCTTCACCGGCTCCGACAAGGTCGGCCGCCACGTCGCCACCGTCTGTGCCGCCAACTTCAAGCGCTCGGTCCTCGAACTCGGCGGCAACAGCGCCCTCGTGGTCCTCGACGACGCGGACATCGACTACGCCGTCGACGCCGCCGTCTTCAGCCGGTTCGTCCACCAGGGGCAGGTCTGCATGGCCGCCAACCGGGTGCTGGTCGACCGCACGGTCGCCGACGAGTTCACCGAGAAGTTCGTCGCCAAGGTGCGCACGCTGAAGGTCGGCGACCCGCGCGACCCGGAGACCGTCATCGGCCCGGTGATCAACTCCTCGCAGGCGGACGCCCTTTCGAGCGTCGTCGAGCAGGCGCTCGCCGAGGGTGCCACCGCGCTGGTGCACGGCACCACCACCGACAACCTGGTCGAACCCTCGGTCCTCACCGGCGTTCCCGCCGACTCCGCCCTGCTCCGGCAGGAGGTCTTCGGCCCGGTGGCGTTCCTCATCACCTTCGACGGTGAGGAGGAGGCCGTCCGCCTGGCCAACGACACCCCCTACGGCCTCAGCGGTGCCGTCCACACCGCGGACATCGAGCGCGGTGTCGCCTTCGCCAAGCAGATCGAGACCGGCATGTTCCACGTCAACGACGGCACCGTCCACGACGAGCCGATCGTCCCCTTCGGCGGCGAGAAGCACTCCGGCATCGGCCGCCTGAACGGCGACACCATGCTGGACTCCTTCACGACCACCAAGTGGATCTCGGTCCAGCACGGCCGTAGCGGCTTCCCGTTCTGA
- a CDS encoding CobW family GTP-binding protein: protein MLSVVIVGGLHADARRAAVQRLLADVPGSVVLHHDLATAAAGTVVRTIRDATGIIDAGEAPLVNDCACCALREDLVPELRRLDSAGTLRLAVVELWDSVEPKAMAEVVTAGGLSVTGVITAVDPALVLPYLGNGDDLAERGLAAAATDERTVADTFARQLEYAPVLAVLDSPEADDEDRELLAQLHPTARQVPIGDTRPPAEPSAQSPLARAALAGFDVESAAAAQHPACALLPADADAHGVCTLVWHRRRPFHPERLYDALEDITCAAARSRGRFWLADKPDVLLHWDAAGGALCVESVGPWLASLPDAAWDMVPPVRRAAAAMDWHPEHGDCCQHLVFTSPGLDRDGLERLLESCLLTDAEYAAGRAAWKRLPPAFDTLLEV, encoded by the coding sequence ATGCTCTCCGTCGTGATCGTCGGCGGCCTGCACGCCGACGCCCGCAGGGCGGCCGTCCAACGGCTCCTGGCCGACGTGCCGGGCAGCGTCGTCCTCCACCACGACCTGGCGACGGCCGCGGCCGGCACCGTCGTACGGACCATCCGCGACGCCACCGGCATCATCGACGCAGGCGAGGCGCCCCTGGTCAACGACTGCGCGTGCTGCGCGCTCCGGGAGGACCTGGTCCCGGAGCTGCGCCGCCTGGACTCGGCGGGGACGCTGCGTCTGGCGGTCGTCGAACTGTGGGACTCCGTCGAGCCCAAGGCCATGGCGGAGGTGGTCACGGCCGGCGGCCTCTCGGTCACCGGCGTGATCACCGCTGTCGACCCGGCGCTCGTACTGCCCTACCTCGGCAACGGCGACGACCTCGCCGAGCGGGGCCTCGCCGCGGCGGCCACCGACGAGCGCACGGTCGCCGACACCTTCGCCCGCCAGCTGGAGTACGCCCCCGTCCTCGCCGTCCTCGACTCCCCGGAGGCCGACGACGAGGACCGCGAACTCCTCGCCCAGCTGCACCCGACGGCCCGCCAGGTCCCGATCGGAGACACCCGCCCGCCGGCAGAGCCGTCCGCACAGTCCCCGCTCGCCCGGGCCGCCCTCGCCGGCTTCGACGTGGAGTCCGCGGCGGCCGCCCAGCACCCCGCGTGCGCCCTGCTCCCCGCCGATGCCGACGCGCACGGTGTCTGCACGCTCGTGTGGCACCGCCGCCGTCCGTTCCACCCCGAGCGGCTCTACGACGCCCTGGAGGACATCACCTGCGCGGCCGCCCGCAGCCGGGGCCGGTTCTGGCTGGCCGACAAGCCGGACGTGCTGCTGCACTGGGACGCGGCCGGCGGTGCCCTGTGCGTGGAGAGCGTGGGCCCCTGGCTCGCGTCCCTCCCGGACGCGGCGTGGGACATGGTCCCGCCGGTGCGCCGGGCGGCCGCCGCGATGGACTGGCACCCCGAGCACGGCGACTGCTGCCAGCACCTCGTCTTCACCTCGCCCGGCCTCGACCGCGACGGACTCGAACGGCTGCTGGAGTCCTGCCTGTTGACCGACGCCGAGTACGCCGCGGGCCGCGCCGCCTGGAAGCGGCTCCCGCCCGCCTTCGACACCCTCCTGGAGGTCTGA
- a CDS encoding helix-turn-helix domain-containing protein: MLLGSQLRRLREARNITREAAGYSIRASESKISRMELGRVSFKTRDVEDLLTLYGITDGQERASLLSLAREANVAGWWHSYSDVLPSWFPTYVGLEGAASLIRAYEVQFIHGLLQTEAYARAVVRRGMKGASAADVEKRVALRLERQKHLADEAGPEFHVVLDEASLRRPYGDREVMRGQLQHLIEISERPNVRLQIMPFGFGGHSGESGAFTILSFTESDLTDVVYLEQLTSALYLDKREDVTQYEKALKELQQDSPGPAESRDLLRGLLQLS, translated from the coding sequence ATGCTGCTCGGCTCGCAACTCAGGCGGCTGCGTGAGGCACGGAACATCACGCGCGAGGCGGCGGGTTACTCGATCCGCGCGTCCGAGTCGAAGATCAGCCGGATGGAACTAGGCCGGGTGAGCTTCAAGACACGTGACGTGGAAGACCTGTTGACCCTCTACGGCATCACGGACGGGCAGGAGCGCGCCTCGCTCCTCTCCCTCGCCCGTGAGGCCAACGTCGCGGGTTGGTGGCACAGTTACTCCGACGTCCTGCCGAGCTGGTTCCCCACGTATGTGGGTCTGGAGGGTGCGGCCTCCCTCATCCGCGCCTACGAGGTCCAGTTCATCCACGGTCTGCTGCAGACCGAGGCGTATGCACGTGCAGTCGTACGGCGCGGCATGAAGGGCGCCAGCGCGGCGGATGTGGAGAAGCGTGTGGCGCTGCGTCTGGAGCGTCAGAAGCACCTCGCCGACGAGGCCGGGCCCGAGTTCCACGTGGTGCTCGACGAGGCGTCCCTGCGTCGCCCGTACGGCGACCGCGAGGTGATGCGCGGCCAGCTCCAGCACCTCATCGAGATCTCCGAACGCCCCAACGTACGGCTGCAGATCATGCCGTTCGGCTTCGGCGGCCACTCCGGCGAGAGCGGCGCGTTCACGATCCTCAGCTTCACCGAGTCCGACCTCACCGACGTCGTCTACCTGGAGCAGCTCACCAGCGCGCTCTACCTGGACAAGCGCGAGGACGTGACGCAGTACGAGAAGGCGCTCAAGGAGCTCCAGCAGGACAGCCCCGGCCCGGCCGAGAGCCGGGATCTGCTGCGCGGTCTCCTTCAGCTGTCCTGA
- a CDS encoding DUF2786 domain-containing protein, which translates to MSRGTSSSTSSNTGSGTDSDTPGTVDRAFRAALYAEDDTALDAGASVLAADPAADAELAGRGAEFVAQAWRRGWQPADVVRIVRRELDDLHVRLATALIRAQAPDDRPRGRRWAAQLAQLEDLDEDTPRPDRFTHATAVLELYRLLLRLPALEPLEEPQRERKGQSRGEPRGDSRMLGRIRALLAKAEATGYPEEAEALTTKAQELMARHSVDEALLDARAPSKDAPGACRIGVEPPYEQAKAVLLDAVATANHCRAVWNEPFAFSTVVGFEADLESVELLYTSLLVQAQSAMAKAEAAQRAGGRRRTKTFRQSFLAAYAHRVGDRLRAAAETPVTDDLLPVLATRAVAVTDRMDQMFPETSTTRLRGVTDEAGWTEGAQAADRAQVGNRPRLSRRPE; encoded by the coding sequence CCCTCTACGCCGAGGACGACACCGCCCTGGACGCCGGCGCCTCCGTCCTCGCTGCCGACCCCGCCGCCGACGCCGAACTGGCCGGGCGGGGCGCCGAGTTCGTGGCGCAGGCCTGGCGGCGCGGCTGGCAGCCCGCCGACGTCGTACGGATCGTCCGACGCGAACTGGACGACCTGCACGTACGGCTCGCCACGGCCCTGATCCGCGCGCAGGCTCCCGACGACCGCCCGCGCGGTCGCCGCTGGGCCGCTCAGCTCGCCCAGTTGGAAGACCTCGACGAGGACACGCCCCGCCCCGACCGCTTCACGCACGCCACCGCCGTACTGGAGCTGTACCGCCTGCTGTTGCGCCTGCCCGCGCTGGAACCGCTGGAGGAACCGCAGCGGGAGCGCAAGGGGCAGTCCAGGGGGGAGCCCAGGGGCGACAGCCGCATGCTCGGCCGTATCCGTGCCCTGCTCGCCAAGGCGGAGGCGACCGGCTATCCGGAGGAGGCGGAGGCGCTCACCACCAAGGCACAGGAACTGATGGCCCGGCACAGCGTCGACGAGGCGCTGCTGGACGCGCGGGCGCCCTCGAAGGACGCCCCCGGCGCCTGCCGGATCGGAGTGGAGCCGCCGTACGAGCAGGCCAAGGCGGTGCTGCTGGACGCGGTCGCCACCGCCAACCACTGCCGGGCCGTGTGGAACGAACCGTTCGCCTTCTCCACCGTCGTGGGCTTCGAGGCCGACCTGGAATCGGTCGAACTCCTGTACACCTCGCTGCTCGTGCAGGCGCAGTCCGCGATGGCGAAGGCGGAGGCGGCCCAGCGCGCGGGCGGCCGCAGGCGCACCAAGACCTTCCGGCAGTCCTTCCTCGCGGCCTACGCCCACCGCGTCGGCGACCGGCTGCGCGCCGCCGCCGAGACCCCGGTCACCGACGACCTGCTCCCGGTTCTCGCCACCCGCGCGGTGGCCGTCACCGACCGCATGGACCAGATGTTCCCGGAGACCAGCACGACCCGGCTGCGCGGTGTCACCGACGAGGCGGGCTGGACCGAGGGCGCCCAGGCGGCCGACCGGGCGCAGGTCGGCAACCGGCCCCGGCTCAGTCGCCGGCCGGAGTGA
- a CDS encoding PadR family transcriptional regulator → MSTIRLLVLGAVRQHGRAHGYQVRNDLEYWGAHEWSNAKPGSIYHALRQMAKQGLLIEHETAPSTAGGPPRTEYEITAAGTEECLRLVREALTSYDQKMDIKSAAIGFMVELPRAEAVTLLKERIRGIEAWRSSVTEHYVPDGGPEQLGHIGEIMNLWVHTADAEAEWTRGLIARIEGGAYTFAREGEPFVGVLAEGEKNPYATGERHPGDAH, encoded by the coding sequence ATGTCAACGATCCGTCTCCTCGTGCTCGGCGCGGTGCGCCAGCACGGGCGGGCCCATGGCTACCAGGTGCGCAACGACCTGGAGTACTGGGGCGCGCACGAGTGGTCCAACGCCAAGCCCGGCTCGATCTACCACGCCCTGCGGCAGATGGCGAAGCAGGGGCTGCTGATCGAGCACGAGACGGCGCCGTCCACCGCGGGCGGGCCGCCGCGCACGGAGTACGAGATCACCGCGGCCGGCACCGAGGAGTGCCTCAGGCTGGTGCGCGAGGCGCTGACCTCCTACGACCAGAAGATGGACATCAAGTCGGCGGCCATCGGCTTCATGGTCGAGCTGCCGCGCGCCGAGGCCGTGACACTCCTGAAGGAGCGGATCCGCGGGATCGAGGCGTGGCGCTCCTCCGTCACCGAGCACTACGTGCCCGACGGCGGCCCGGAACAACTCGGCCACATCGGCGAGATCATGAACCTCTGGGTGCACACGGCCGACGCCGAGGCCGAGTGGACCCGAGGGCTCATCGCCCGTATCGAGGGCGGGGCGTACACCTTCGCGCGGGAGGGCGAGCCGTTCGTCGGCGTCCTGGCGGAGGGTGAGAAGAACCCGTACGCGACGGGGGAGCGGCATCCGGGAGATGCTCACTAA
- a CDS encoding glutamate decarboxylase, with protein sequence MPLHQGPEKPDERPLSVNPFYGVADPVGGMAEAPPKHRLPDAPMPPDTAHQLVHDELMLDGNSRLNLATFVTTWMEPQAGVLMAECRDKNMIDKDEYPRTAELERRCVAILADLWNAPDPSAAMGCSTTGSSEACMLAGMALKRRWAKRNADRYPGARPNLVMGVNVQVCWEKFCTFWEVEARQVPMEGDRFHLDPQAAADLCDENTIGVVGILGSTFDGSYEPVAELCAALDQLQERTGLDIPVHVDGASGAMVAPFLDEDLLWDFRLPRVASINTSGHKYGLVYPGVGWALWRDKEALPEELIFRVNYLGGDMPTFALNFSRPGAQVVAQYYTFLRLGREGYRAVQQSTRDVARGVADRVEALGDFRLLTRGDELPVFAFTTAPGVEAYDVFDVSRRLRERGWLVPAYTFPPNREDLSVLRVVCRNGFSADLADLFVEDLERLLPELRRQPHPLTKDKGAATGFHH encoded by the coding sequence ATGCCACTGCACCAAGGGCCCGAGAAGCCCGACGAGCGCCCGCTGTCCGTCAACCCCTTCTACGGCGTGGCCGATCCGGTCGGCGGGATGGCCGAGGCCCCACCCAAGCACCGGCTCCCCGACGCCCCCATGCCCCCGGACACCGCCCATCAGCTGGTCCACGACGAGTTGATGCTGGACGGCAACTCCCGGCTGAACCTCGCCACCTTCGTCACCACCTGGATGGAACCGCAGGCCGGGGTCCTGATGGCGGAGTGCCGGGACAAGAACATGATCGACAAGGACGAGTATCCGCGCACCGCCGAGCTGGAGCGGCGCTGTGTGGCGATCCTCGCCGACCTGTGGAACGCGCCGGATCCCTCGGCGGCCATGGGATGTTCGACGACCGGCTCCAGTGAGGCGTGCATGCTCGCCGGCATGGCGCTCAAGCGGCGCTGGGCCAAGCGCAACGCCGACCGGTACCCCGGGGCGCGGCCCAACCTCGTGATGGGCGTCAACGTCCAGGTCTGCTGGGAGAAGTTCTGCACCTTCTGGGAGGTGGAGGCCCGCCAGGTGCCCATGGAGGGCGACCGCTTCCACCTGGACCCGCAGGCTGCCGCCGACCTGTGCGACGAGAACACCATCGGGGTCGTGGGCATCCTCGGCTCCACCTTCGACGGCTCCTACGAGCCCGTCGCCGAGCTGTGCGCGGCCCTGGACCAGCTCCAGGAGCGGACGGGCCTGGACATCCCCGTGCACGTCGACGGGGCGTCCGGCGCCATGGTCGCGCCCTTCCTCGACGAGGACCTGCTGTGGGACTTCCGGCTGCCGAGGGTCGCCTCCATCAACACCTCCGGGCACAAGTACGGGCTGGTGTACCCCGGTGTCGGTTGGGCGCTGTGGCGGGACAAGGAGGCGCTGCCCGAGGAGCTCATCTTCCGCGTCAACTACCTGGGCGGCGACATGCCGACCTTCGCGCTCAACTTCTCCCGTCCCGGCGCCCAGGTCGTCGCGCAGTACTACACCTTCCTACGGCTGGGCCGTGAGGGTTACCGGGCCGTGCAGCAGTCCACGCGGGACGTGGCCCGGGGCGTCGCCGACCGCGTGGAGGCGCTCGGCGACTTCCGGCTGCTGACCCGGGGCGACGAACTCCCGGTGTTCGCGTTCACCACGGCCCCGGGCGTGGAGGCGTACGACGTCTTCGACGTGTCCCGGCGGCTGCGCGAGCGGGGCTGGCTGGTGCCGGCGTACACCTTCCCGCCGAACCGGGAGGACCTGTCGGTGCTGCGGGTGGTGTGCCGCAACGGCTTCTCGGCCGACCTCGCCGACCTGTTCGTGGAGGACCTGGAGCGCCTGCTGCCCGAACTGCGCCGCCAGCCACACCCGTTGACGAAGGACAAGGGCGCGGCGACGGGCTTCCACCACTGA
- a CDS encoding type B 50S ribosomal protein L31, protein MREGIHPSYGPVVFRDRAANYAFLTRSTMTSERTVDWEDGNTYPVVDVEISNVSHPFYTGTARVLDTAGRVERFERRYGKNG, encoded by the coding sequence ATGCGCGAGGGCATCCACCCCTCCTACGGCCCCGTCGTCTTCCGCGACCGTGCCGCGAACTACGCCTTCCTGACCCGCTCGACGATGACGAGCGAGAGGACGGTCGACTGGGAGGACGGCAACACCTACCCCGTCGTGGACGTCGAGATCTCGAACGTCAGCCACCCCTTCTACACGGGCACGGCCCGCGTCCTGGACACCGCGGGGCGCGTGGAGCGCTTCGAGCGCCGGTACGGAAAGAACGGCTGA
- the rpmG gene encoding 50S ribosomal protein L33 has product MARNELRPVIKFRSTAGTGFTYVTRKNRRNDPDRMTLRKYDPVVARHVDFREER; this is encoded by the coding sequence ATGGCTCGCAACGAACTCCGCCCGGTCATCAAGTTCCGGTCCACTGCCGGGACCGGCTTCACCTATGTGACCCGCAAGAACCGCCGCAACGACCCGGACCGTATGACCCTGCGCAAGTACGACCCGGTCGTCGCCCGCCACGTCGACTTCCGAGAGGAGCGCTGA
- a CDS encoding DUF397 domain-containing protein: MDLDVYNGMTATTLNGVAWQKSRHSNSQGSCVEFARLPDGGVAVRNSRFPDGPALVYTRAEIEAMLLGIKDGEFDHLIAG; the protein is encoded by the coding sequence GTGGACCTCGACGTGTACAACGGCATGACGGCCACGACTCTGAACGGGGTGGCCTGGCAGAAGAGCCGGCACAGCAACTCGCAGGGCTCCTGCGTGGAGTTCGCGCGCCTGCCCGACGGGGGAGTCGCGGTCCGCAACTCCCGCTTCCCGGACGGTCCCGCGCTCGTCTACACGCGCGCGGAGATCGAGGCGATGCTGCTGGGCATCAAGGACGGCGAGTTCGACCACCTGATAGCGGGTTGA
- a CDS encoding DinB family protein: MVTHVPAEEYGDERGALLSFLEEQRGGIRRAVLGLTDEQAASRPSASELSLAGLVKHVAEVEQSWVARAKGEEPAMRRDQSNWHECFALVDDETVASQLAYWEKVAAETEAFARSAPSLDDTFALPDQPWFPPEGRVSVRWVLLHLIRETARHAGHADIIRESLDGKTAFELVALAEK, encoded by the coding sequence ATGGTCACTCACGTTCCCGCGGAGGAGTACGGCGACGAGCGCGGAGCGCTCCTCTCCTTCCTGGAGGAGCAGCGCGGCGGGATCCGCCGGGCGGTGCTCGGGCTGACGGACGAGCAGGCCGCGAGCCGGCCGAGCGCGAGCGAACTCTCCCTGGCAGGGCTGGTCAAGCACGTCGCCGAGGTCGAACAGAGCTGGGTCGCCCGCGCCAAGGGCGAGGAGCCGGCCATGCGCCGGGACCAGTCGAACTGGCACGAATGCTTCGCCCTGGTCGACGACGAGACCGTCGCCTCGCAGCTGGCGTACTGGGAGAAGGTCGCCGCCGAGACGGAGGCGTTCGCCCGGTCGGCGCCGAGCCTCGACGACACCTTCGCCCTCCCGGACCAGCCCTGGTTCCCGCCCGAGGGCCGGGTCTCCGTCCGCTGGGTGCTTCTGCATCTGATCCGCGAGACGGCCCGGCACGCCGGCCACGCCGACATCATCCGGGAGTCCCTCGACGGGAAGACCGCGTTCGAACTGGTGGCGCTCGCCGAAAAGTGA